One Plasmodium cynomolgi strain B DNA, chromosome 12, whole genome shotgun sequence genomic region harbors:
- a CDS encoding hypothetical protein (putative) produces the protein MHLGIKDVNRNSQKNYSSMTREERLNLKKRIIQDALTFAYNFSYSNFSNYQYFSPMYASSTEELKSLEIFVKEIKLDNSKKEEMIKLARQHIPSYYFPLSNMYSEGELKYFENCIVPYVNKQEQVKQMHKYLSNAYQNYVIYNNIYELWAEEMESLNKLILFDAYKNKVKVQKSEVTICVVA, from the exons ATGCACTTGGGAATTAAGGACGTCAACAGAAACTCtcagaaaaattattctaGTATGACTAGGGAGGAGAGACTTAACTTGAAGAAACGAATCATACAAGATGCCCTAACTTTTGCGTACAATTTTTCCtattccaatttttccaattatCAGTATTTCTCCCCTATGTATGCTAGCAGCACG GAGGAGCTAAAAAGCCTGGAAATTTTTGTCAAAGAAATAAAGCTGGACaatagcaaaaaagaagaaatgatcAAGCTAGCTAGACAACATATCCCCTCCTATTATTTCCCTCTCAGTAACA TGTACAGCGAAGGAGAGCTGAAGTACTTCGAGAATTGCATCGTTCCCTATGTGAACAAGCAAGAACAAGTTAAGCAAATGCATAAGTATCTCTCAAACGCGTATCAAAACTACGTTATTTACAAC AATATTTACGAATTGTGGGCAGAGGAGATGGAGTCGTTAAACAAGTTGATCCTTTTTGATGCgtataaaaacaaagttaAGGTACAGAAATCAGAAGTTACAATTTGTGTGGTGGCATAA
- a CDS encoding transporter (putative), with protein MEIRQNKKKKHSDENYRKKFFNYDNDEFSELSYQQFLKRRDYFYITRLTLYVKEKMRALTHMTLSYKLKCLLSICMFRFTSAFSSNLMSNIFFVFYNDNVSSDNKQIQISVFVSLSGIIMIFYQYFSFSYILKTFGYNGTAIIGLLIQSTGILLTYHSIKYYNIIFQYISICFIHSCSYAYIEPIIPTIISLFFDKKDQLFSQSIVSFFRYLSLTISPIIYSYYYIESQLSPFFISSCVSIISIFFVHLSFKYYKRMNNASLLSN; from the exons ATGGAAATTCGGCAG aataagaaaaaaaaacactcagACGAAAATTacaggaagaaatttttcaattacGACAATGATGAATTTTCCGAACTATCATATCAGCAATTTTTGAAGAGACGAGACTACTTTTACATCACCAGGCTCACCCTCtacgtgaaggaaaaaatgcgtGCACTTACTCACATGACTCTTTCTTACAAGTTGAAGTGCCTCCTTTCGATTTGCATGTTCAGATTTACGTCAGCTTTTTCCTCCAACCTGATgagtaacattttttttgtattctaCAACGACAACGTTTCGTCCG acAACAAGCAGATACAAATCAGCGTCTTTGTCTCCCTGAGCGGAATTATCATGATCTTCTATCAGtacttttccttctcatatattttgaaaacgtTTGGATACAATG GCACCGCAATTATAGGATTGCTGATACAGAGCACAGGAATCCTGCTGACCTACCACagcataaaatattataatatcatttttCAATACATCAGTATTTGCTTTATCCATTCGTGCTCCTATGCCTACATAGAGCCGATCATACCAACTATCATATCGTTATTTTTTGACAAAAAGGATCAATTGTTTTCCCAAAGCATTGTTTCCTTCTTCAGATATTTATCCCTCACCATTTCGCCGATCATTTATAGCTACTACTACATCGAAAGTCagctctccccttttttcatttcttcctgCGTTTCCAtcatatccattttttttgtgcatctcTCCTTTAAGTATTATAAGAGGATGAATAATGCTTCCCTTTTGTCTAATTAG
- a CDS encoding clathrin coat assembly protein AP50 (putative): protein MDAFYIYTENGKKLVEQIFANDVNGEATQEEIKGIILGSSLIDSSNCTVISNSDDESIIRKAFEGKFIFVIKKDSLYFVILKKDENNPVMTIEVIREIVELFKKYFKIDKLGEDTITNNYSVVVFLINEILAQGGKPNVFVDEILKNLVESDSGLLNETLKYTPVANNLCNLLALRKNISGENMSNDVNINYSYSNGTAINSRDNENVFWRANNICHLHNKICVEIMESVNCVLTKKNKIIHFAIQGNVFVHCFINGSPLIKMSFNRNIKLHLTHLHYTANYNLIRRRVHTISAGSSVSTAPELTNVLNLTNDSCTQSVLAIMDKNPQEENKQVEVQEKRDEVSQENHKRGDEVSQENHKRGDEVAQENRKREDQLSQENQKREDQVTQENRKRDDEMQNEKKEISPAEYRFKTYLEENSRPVPEEPLHRSSNNQGVKFAPALQTIPNMQQQNGNTQTSTENNRTIVIRDTLPSIENNERYLLPIKVKGVVSYIPNDYKYNIKLQLILNEIKRCSDSDMKINGYENISVKIPVYNFIRYVNIICTVGNIGYTENYNSVIWCIDRVENSDIDLSAELTLFIQPNSDGLFRSHRYYYEKFIRYNNDEYINGLPDTSQGNGISNCCYHGESARNCKTMRRSDNSSSFRSPLRIFPNRVSKWYDIDACAYPDFTFPVYVSFTVTGITASGKRVERVELKRPRNTCLHAVYRYSTCYNHVEFRI from the exons ATGGACGCCTTCTACATATATACCGAAAACGGCAAGAAGCTGGTAGAACAAATTTTCGCAAATGACGTAAATGGTGAAGCGACTCAGGAAGAGATTAAAGGGATAATATTGGGAAGCAGTTTAATCGATAGCTCGAATTGTACCGTAATCAGCAATAGTGATGATGAAAGCATAATCAGAAAAGCATTCGAAGGGAAGTTCATCTTTGTCATTAAGAAGGATTCTCtgtattttgtaattttaaaaaaagatgaaaataatCCAGTGATGACAATAGAAGTAATTCGAGAAATTGTggaactttttaaaaaatattttaaaatagaCAAGTTGGGAGAAGATACCATAACGAATAATTATTCTGTTGttgtttttctcattaatgaaatattagCACAAGGAGGAAAGCCGAATGTATTTGTGGatgaaattttgaaaaatttggTGGAGAGTGATTCTGGACTCCTTAATGAGACATTGAAATATACTCCTGTGGCGAACAATCTATGTAACTTACTAGcattaaggaaaaatatctCAGGAGAAAATATGTCAAATGATGTGAATATTAATTACAGTTACAGCAACGGGACAGCAATCAACAGTAGGGATAACGAAAATGTCTTTTGGAGAGCAAATAACATCTGTCATTTgcataataaaatatgtgtagAAATCATGGAGAGTGTAAATTGCGTTTTGACTAAGAAGAACAAGATAATTCACTTTGCTATTCAAGGAAACGTTTTTGTACATTGCTTCATTAATGGATCTccattaattaaaatgagcTTTAACAGAAACATAAAACTTCATTTGACCCACCTACATTACACTGCCAATTATAATTTGATA AGAAGAAGAGTGCACACAATAAGCGCAGGCAGTTCCGTATCCACTGCTCCGGAGCTAACGAATGTGCTGAATTTAACAAATGACAGCTGTACGCAGAGTGTTCTAGCTATAATGGATAAGAACCCgcaagaagaaaacaaacaGGTGGAGGTGCAAGAGAAAAGAGATGAAGTGAGTCAGGAGAATCATAAAAGGGGAGATGAAGTGAGTCAGGAGAATCATAAAAGGGGAGATGAAGTGGCTCAGGAGAATCGTAAAAGGGAAGACCAATTGTCGCAGGAGaatcaaaaaagggaagaccaAGTTACCCAGGAGAATCGTAAAAGGGATGAcgaaatgcaaaatgaaaagaaggaaatttcCCCAGCAGAATATCGATTCAAGACCTATTTGGAAGAAAACAGTAGACCAGTTCCGGAAGAGCCGCTACACAGAAGTAGTAATAACCAGGGTGTGAAGTTTGCACCAGCTCTCCAAACTATCCCTAACATGcagcagcaaaatggaaatacgCAGACGAGTACCGAGAATAACAGGACAATCGTAATTAGAGATACGCTACCCAGTATAGAGAATAATGAACGATATTTATTACCCATAAAGGTTAAAGGAGTTGTTAGTTATATACCAAACGATTACAAATATAATATCAAACTGCAACTCATtttgaatgaaataaaaagatgcAGTGATAGCGATATGAAGATAAATGGGTATGAAAATATCTCTGTAAAAATTCCAGTATATAATTTCATAAGGtatgttaatataatttgtacAGTAGGTAATATAGGATATacagaaaattacaattctGTGATTTGGTGTATTGACAGAGTGGAAAATTCAGATATTGATCTATCGGCTGAGTTGACCTTGTTCATACAACCCAATTCAGATGGACTATTTCGTAGCCATAgatattattatgagaagTTCATAAGGTACAATAATGATGAGTATATTAATGGCCTTCCAGATACATCCCAAGGGAATGGCATTTCGAATTGTTGCTACCATGGGGAGAGTGCTAGAAATTGCAAGACCATGAGAAGAAGCGATAATTCTAGTAGTTTTCGGAGCCCACTGCGTATTTTCCCCAACCGTGTGTCTAAGTGGTACGATATAGATGCCTGCGCCTACCCCGACTTCACCTTCCCAGTGTATGTCTCTTTTACCGTCACGGGGATAACCGCTTCGGGAAAGCGTGTAGAAAGAGTCGAGTTGAAGAGACCCAGAAATACCTGCCTGCACGCGGTGTATAGATACAGCACGTGCTACAACCATGTAGAGTTTAGAATATAG
- a CDS encoding hypothetical protein (putative) translates to MKSQNNDKLCNLKDLVPFYKKDNEKLNENTEDIVYSVKKKFNFIKEKKETTFNKYENTKKNLDLLNRELKLNKISLVQQKIEHEELKTKNEEILNKFENLKHSKYTYQIMLQRLKKEKKMLYFYLNSLERTVTSLKNNERQLHNEIQKITSENKNLKKSIDEKKMELMKAKNKNEEILKYMNVNKEHSNILRIRREMISEYKNNKLHNADIALMVEEKKKFKKLLIYYLLHNNYLKLSASNIFENASNIYATISKLREATGVTDIYDINQKFQDIENKKNLLQKEEESSQKKLEDAIKEYILLNNDIINTFSEDKNILKNKILNVKLDSRQANGSTYWFSLRSDVEKEKISDDMYDMYKLVFASEKELEDINIKLDKIKKFLEKQNNYFHSINMESLEFLEIINLYKNVDFHKNMCRVDDTLDLENSIKLGTLHLEWL, encoded by the exons atgaaaagccaAAACAACGACAAGCTGTGCAACCTCAAGGATTTGGTACCCTTCTAcaag AAAGATAATGAAAAACTGAACGAAAATACAGAGGATATTGTATATTcggtaaaaaagaaatttaactttattaaagaaaaaaaggagactaCATTTAATAAGTATGAAAATACCAAG AAAAATTTGGATCTCCTCAATCGAGAATTAAAACTCAACAAGATTTCTCTCGtgcaacaaaaaatt gaacatgaAGAGCTGAAgacgaaaaatgaagaaatattaaacaaatttgaaaacctCAAGCATTCCAAGTACACCTACCAAATTATGTTGCAACGGCTCAAG aaggaaaagaaaatgctaTACTTCTACTTAAACTCCTTGGAGAGAACAGTCACGAGCCTTAAAAATAACGAACGACAACTGCATAACGAGATTCA aaaaataacatcggaaaataaaaatttaaaaaaatccatcgatgagaaaaaaatg GAACTCATGAaggcgaaaaataaaaatgaagaaatccTCAAATATATGAATGTCAACAAGGAGCACAGCAATATACTCAGGATAAGGAG GGAAATGATCAGCGAATACAAAAACAACAAACTGCACAACGCAGACATAGCGTTGATGgtcgaggaaaaaaaaaaattcaagaaGCTCCTCATATACTACTTGCTACACAACAACTACTTAAAACTTAGTGCATCCAACATCTTCGAAAATGCAAGCAACATATATGCCACCATATCGAAGCTGAGGGAGGCAACC GGAGTTACAGATATTTATGACATAAATCAAAAGTTTCAAgacattgaaaataaaaagaatttgctgcaaaaggaagaggagtCATCTCAGAAGAAGCTTGAA GACGCCATTAAGGAATACATACTTCTCAACAACGACATCATAAATACTTTTTCGGAGGACAAAAATATactgaagaacaaaattttaaatgtaaaGCTGGACAGTAGGCAGGCGAATGGCAGCACCTACTGGTTTTCGCTGCGCTCCGATGTT gaaaaggaaaaaatatcagaCGATATGTATGACATGTACAAGCTCGTCTTTGCAAG CGAAAAGGAACTAGAAGACATTAACATCAAGctggacaaaataaaaaaattcttagaGAAACAAAACAACTACTTTCACTCGATTAATATGGAa TCTTTGGAGTTTCTGGAAATTATCAACCTATACAAGAACGTCGACTTCCATAAGAACATGTGCag AGTTGACGACACCCTGGACCTTGAAAATTCTATAAAACTCGGTACTCTCCATCTTGAGTGGCTGTAA
- a CDS encoding allantoate amidinohydrolase (putative), producing the protein MMNTQEETTEEEGKTWSSSNDEKSAKSAKKRKLQEIGPSEIIGGEEVPLCVEEGEGNNESNYKLKKNKKRKILSLFNNIFSWVVSKNVKIPSKEIDTKEEVQFFNFNNILSKHFGSKVLFVTDESISKSENIMIEDKVGWVTRRRRDVGHEWLILKLKYPSVIYGIEINFENMEEDICPHLSIEVVENSCIDEIVKEEEYIINETEEKEGTEQREQKITKRKSYNFLESYKIDKSISDILENQNTPWVELLQADCVDFLKCFHKKIYYFKVNDLSLIKPWTHIRINLYPDGGINKIKFYGEFVTLFKKHTILSKQKIFLNKPENGCTLIYYHCDDIHKGHPKNIIDSYKTDGFSTKRLFNRPPIILRTLTYNSIKNVSIFKFGVRGVIENFTFDIGNYKYDHPEYIQIYLLDCVDMLTLDLLEQKRIFEEDEKMEKKKIGWLQLPPCKLANDQKKTFYNFNLLEYNFTIMERTATHFKISLHPDGGISQVNVIGTVLSTPP; encoded by the coding sequence ATGATGAACACCCAGGAAGAGACGACTGAGGAGGAAGGTAAAACTTGGAGTAGCTCGAATGATGAGAAATCTGCGAAAAGTgcgaagaaaagaaagctGCAAGAAATAGGACCGAGTGAAATCATCGGGGGAGAAGAAGTCCCACTGTGTgtggaagaaggagaagggaaTAACGAATCAAATtataagttgaaaaaaaataaaaaaagaaaaattttaagtcTTTTTAACAATATCTTCAGTTGGGTTGttagcaaaaatgtgaagatcCCATCGAAAGAAATTGATACCAAAGAAgaagtacaattttttaattttaacaatattttgTCGAAACATTTCGGTTCAAAGGTCCTTTTCGTAACAGACGAGTCGATCAGCAAATCGGAGAACATAATGATTGAGGACAAGGTTGGATGGGTGACTAGAAGAAGGAGAGATGTAGGACACGAGTGGCTAATACTGAAATTGAAGTACCCAAGTGTTATATACGgaatagaaataaatttcgAAAATATGGAGGAAGATATATGCCCCCATTTGTCAATCGAGGTGGTCGAAAATTCTTGTATAGACGAAATTGTTAAAGAGgaagaatatataataaacgAAACGGAAGAGAAAGAAGGAACAGAACAGAGGGAacagaaaattacaaaaaggaaaagttacaattttttagaatcctacaaaattgataaatCCATATCagacattttggaaaatcaAAATACTCCCTGGGTTGAATTACTCCAAGCAGACTGTGTAGATTTCCTCAAatgttttcataaaaaaatttactattTTAAAGTTAACGATCTCTCCTTAATCAAGCCATGGACACATATACGGATTAATTTATATCCAGATGGaggtataaataaaataaaattttatggaGAATTTGTCACCCTATTTAAGAAGCATACCATTTTATCGAAACAGAAAATTTTCCTAAATAAACCAGAAAATGGATGTACTTTAATATACTACCACTGTGATGATATACACAAAGGTcatccaaaaaatattatcgaTTCGTATAAAACTGATGGATTTTCAACAAAGAGGTTGTTCAATAGACCACCAATTATTCTACGCACACTTACATACAActcaataaaaaatgtttccatttttaagttCGGTGTTCGAGGTGTCATTGAAAATTTTACCTTCGATATAGGGAATTACAAATACGATCATCCagaatatatacaaatttatttattagaCTGTGTGGATATGCTTACTTTGGATTTACTCGAACAGAAACgtatttttgaagaagacgaaaaaatggaaaagaaaaaaataggctgGTTGCAATTGCCTCCATGTAAATTGGCCAACGATCAGAAGAAaactttttacaatttcaaTTTGCTCGAGTATAACTTTACCATCATGGAGAGGACAGCTACTCACTTTAAGATTTCCCTTCATCCCGATGGGGGCATATCCCAAGTCAACGTAATCGGTACCGTTTTGTCCACTCCCCCATGA
- a CDS encoding hypothetical protein (putative) produces MQYIMALKRAVLSQLLTIEWTEAFFYHTKLSLNLSDFILYQKKHELAVHFLMAPKGKDSDFMKNAPHWLFQKIYVQSNLCIYEDSFFKLNFVSPKDLEEGMTKGELDRKRCVLKGSRNKLEEMYNFNNVFNDKKGYLGLYDETAFEGGVNAEESAHQPSVKYSAAQGAEVEQPPQEATHEGFSNRIERMKKSEFSNKDEDNGEDKHNGKDKHNGKDKEKDVQSVLTLKKEYASLYDVTEEKPTNCNLLMEIFTDTKEVNLCGPGRIPLKQSHICRELWKHLVNYKYINVIHILKARCSLNTLLLTYSFFNVASYYDSLEDLVKHIIKHEIYTLLNKNIDYHTKMKVTHVLDNVATLLCLRRFVLAPWVDKYIELCCSHVWNGEKGVSSSSNGEASSKGDINYEKNSEVRDEHTTSVHSTNEQVKGTNLISKRDPDEVAKGDKEDGYGQFGMGMEREAFPTSGGNNTPI; encoded by the coding sequence atgcaatATATTATGGCCTTAAAAAGGGCTGTTCTATCTCAACTACTGACCATCGAATGGACAGaggcctttttttatcataccAAATTGTCATTAAATTTATCtgactttattttatatcaGAAAAAACATGAATTGGCTGTCCACTTTTTAATGGctccaaaagggaaggaTTCAGATTTTATGAAAAACGCACCACATTGGCTGTTTCAGAAAATTTACGTACAGTcaaatttgtgcatttaTGAAGATAGCTTTTTTAAGCTTAACTTTGTTAGCCCTAAGGATTTGGAGGAAGGGATGACGAAGGGGGAGCTAGATAGGAAGCGTTGTGTTTTGAAAGGAAGTCGTAACAAGTTGGAAGAAATGTACAATTTTAACAACGTCTTTAATGACAAGAAGGGGTACTTGGGTCTGTATGACGAGACAGCCTTCGAGGGGGGGGTCAATGCGGAGGAAAGCGCACATCAGCCGAGTGTTAAGTACTCCGCTGCGCAGGGTGCAGAGGTTGAACAGCCGCCTCAAGAAGCGACGCATGAGGGGTTCTCCAATCGAATAGAACGCATGAAAAAAAGCGAATTCAGCAACAAAGATGAAGACAATGGTGAAGATAAACACAATGGGAAAGATAAACACAATGGGAAAGACAAAGAGAAAGACGTGCAGAGCGTTCTCACGCTAAAGAAGGAGTATGCCTCCTTGTACGATGTGACTGAAGAGAAACCAACCAACTGTAATTTGTTAATGGAAATTTTTACAGACACAAAGGAAGTGAATTTATGTGGACCGGGAAGGATCCCACTCAAACAATCGCACATTTGCAGAGAGTTGTGGAAGCATCTCGttaattacaaatatataaatgtgaTTCATATTCTCAAGGCAAGATGCAGCTTGAACACTCTCCTGCTGACGTACTCCTTTTTCAATGTTGCGTCCTATTATGACAGCTTGGAAGACTTAGTAAAGCACATAATTAAACACGAAATTTATACTCtgcttaacaaaaatattgattaCCATACGAAGATGAAAGTTACCCATGTTTTGGACAACGTCGCCACGTTGTTATGTCTCCGTAGGTTTGTACTCGCTCCTTGGGTTGATAAATATATCGAGTTGTGTTGTTCACATGTTTGGAATGGGGAAAAGGGGGTGTCGTCTTCCTCAAATGGAGAGGCCTCCTCAAAGGGGGATATTAATTATGAGAAAAATTCAGAGGTGAGAGATGAACATACGACATCGGTTCATTCAACAAATGAGCAGGTAAAGGGTACCAATCTGATCAGCAAAAGGGACCCTGATGAGGTGGCAAAAGGGGATAAGGAGGATGGCTACGGTCAATTTGGAATGGGTATGGAAAGGGAGGCATTCCCAACAAGCGGGGGAAATAACACCCCCATC